The following proteins come from a genomic window of Campylobacter concisus:
- a CDS encoding NrtA/SsuA/CpmA family ABC transporter substrate-binding protein, with product MRKFFKILCAASLFCLVANASELDKIGMTYVKSPLNVPSIVDKFKGFYAKSFGMPVEYSEITSGAKQTQALASNSLQFLNCVGGTSVILAAANKADIKIISAYSRAPEAFAIFAKDKGIKTAKDLKGKKIVGPKGTILNELLVRYLALGGLGINDVEFVSMGIPAAQAALENGSVDAALLAGPTAYNAKKSGLSVVTTGKGVITPVIVTATSGEFYKKHKDLVEKFKKAQDEILAFMKANEEEALKFTAEETGLSIEAVKSMYPQYDFSPKITAEDIKALEATQEFMLESKMIEQKVDIKSLLID from the coding sequence ATGAGAAAGTTTTTTAAGATTTTGTGTGCAGCCTCTTTATTTTGTCTAGTCGCAAACGCAAGTGAGCTAGATAAGATCGGTATGACCTACGTCAAATCGCCGCTAAACGTCCCATCGATCGTCGATAAATTTAAAGGTTTTTATGCTAAATCTTTTGGCATGCCAGTCGAGTACTCCGAGATCACCTCAGGTGCGAAACAAACGCAAGCGCTCGCTTCAAACTCACTTCAGTTTTTAAATTGTGTTGGCGGAACTTCAGTCATACTTGCCGCGGCAAATAAAGCTGACATAAAGATCATAAGTGCCTATTCAAGAGCACCTGAAGCTTTTGCGATATTTGCTAAAGATAAAGGCATAAAAACCGCTAAAGACTTAAAAGGTAAAAAAATAGTAGGGCCAAAAGGTACGATATTAAATGAGCTTTTGGTTAGGTATCTTGCTCTTGGTGGACTTGGCATAAATGACGTAGAGTTCGTTTCTATGGGCATCCCAGCTGCACAAGCTGCACTTGAAAATGGTAGTGTCGATGCAGCACTTCTTGCTGGACCAACTGCTTATAATGCTAAAAAATCAGGACTTAGTGTCGTAACAACAGGCAAGGGCGTCATCACTCCAGTCATCGTTACTGCCACAAGTGGAGAATTTTACAAAAAGCATAAAGATCTAGTTGAAAAATTTAAAAAAGCCCAAGATGAAATTTTGGCTTTTATGAAAGCAAATGAGGAAGAGGCATTAAAATTTACGGCTGAAGAGACCGGGCTTAGCATAGAGGCGGTAAAGAGCATGTATCCGCAGTATGACTTTAGTCCAAAGATTACGGCTGAAGATATAAAAGCACTTGAAGCTACGCAAGAATTTATGCTTGAGAGCAAGATGATTGAACAAAAAGTAGATATAAAATCGCTTCTAATAGATTAA
- a CDS encoding ABC transporter ATP-binding protein produces the protein MIEILNLSKHFFINDKRIDVLKELNLSIKKDKITVILGRSGCGKTTLLRLIAGLEGVSLGEIKFKEQAKIGFVFQEPRLMPFLNVYENIVFPLKKCEIDEAKIDRLISMIGLSEFKFAAVSQLSGGMSSRVSLARVLAYEANLILMDEPFAALDAFTRASMQAEILKLQAGKTIIFVTHNVDEALYLADEIILLEKGGMKSSYDLSNLAKLRDLLCDELINLKRKILSEI, from the coding sequence ATGATAGAAATTTTAAATTTATCCAAGCATTTTTTTATTAATGACAAGCGCATCGATGTTTTAAAAGAGCTAAATTTAAGTATAAAAAAAGATAAGATCACTGTTATACTTGGCAGAAGTGGATGCGGTAAAACTACGCTTTTAAGGCTTATTGCAGGACTTGAGGGCGTAAGTCTAGGCGAGATAAAATTTAAAGAGCAAGCAAAGATCGGTTTTGTATTTCAAGAGCCTAGGCTTATGCCTTTTTTAAATGTCTATGAAAATATAGTCTTTCCACTTAAAAAGTGCGAGATAGACGAGGCAAAGATAGATAGGCTCATATCAATGATAGGGCTTAGTGAGTTTAAATTTGCCGCTGTTTCGCAGCTATCTGGTGGCATGAGCTCGCGCGTTTCTCTTGCAAGAGTGCTTGCATACGAAGCAAATTTGATCCTTATGGATGAGCCATTTGCAGCGCTTGATGCTTTTACGAGGGCCAGCATGCAGGCTGAAATTTTAAAGCTCCAAGCCGGCAAAACCATCATTTTTGTCACTCATAATGTCGATGAGGCCCTATATTTAGCAGATGAGATCATTTTGCTTGAAAAAGGTGGGATGAAATCAAGCTATGATCTATCAAATCTAGCTAAGCTAAGAGATTTGCTTTGCGATGAACTAATAAATTTAAAGCGTAAAATTTTGAGTGAAATTTAG
- a CDS encoding ABC transporter permease — protein MIEIFKKSVLILAIFALWQVVCELEIFTPYILPSPITTLKTMLDMSLSGELITHVMVSFKRIFVGYILAFVLAFAFGGVAALFPKASIYYEWILEFFRNVPPLSLIAILVLWFGINETPKIIIIILASFFPMFLSIQKGLTSCDVKLIEVGKIFCFSKFEIFYKIILKNAIKDIFVGMRIGFGYAMRAIVGAEMIAASSGLGYLILDAEELSRADRIFVGIFTIGICGVLIDRIFLFLISKFSLLRSEK, from the coding sequence GTGATAGAAATTTTTAAAAAGAGCGTTTTGATCCTAGCGATCTTTGCCCTCTGGCAGGTCGTTTGCGAGCTAGAAATTTTCACACCTTATATCTTGCCAAGTCCTATTACGACACTTAAAACGATGCTTGATATGAGCTTAAGCGGTGAGCTAATAACGCATGTGATGGTTAGTTTTAAGCGTATATTTGTTGGCTATATTTTGGCTTTTGTTTTGGCATTTGCTTTTGGCGGAGTGGCGGCGCTATTTCCAAAAGCTAGTATTTATTATGAGTGGATACTAGAGTTTTTTAGAAATGTTCCGCCACTTAGCCTTATTGCTATTTTAGTACTTTGGTTTGGTATAAACGAAACACCAAAAATTATTATTATCATCCTAGCATCATTTTTTCCAATGTTTTTAAGTATCCAAAAAGGGCTAACTAGCTGCGATGTGAAGCTTATTGAAGTTGGTAAAATTTTTTGTTTTAGTAAATTTGAAATTTTTTACAAAATCATCCTAAAAAATGCCATAAAGGATATCTTTGTAGGTATGCGCATAGGTTTTGGCTACGCTATGCGAGCGATTGTGGGAGCGGAGATGATCGCAGCTTCTAGCGGGCTAGGCTATCTCATACTAGATGCGGAGGAGCTTTCGCGTGCAGATAGGATATTTGTTGGCATTTTTACGATAGGAATTTGCGGCGTACTCATAGATAGGATATTTTTATTTTTGATATCTAAATTTAGCCTTTTGCGAAGTGAAAAATGA
- the rplQ gene encoding 50S ribosomal protein L17 encodes MRHKHGYRKLGRTSSHRSALLKNLAIAIIKSEKIETTLPKAKELRSYVEKLITRARKGDSNAHRAVFASLQDKETTNKLVTEVAPKFKERNGGYTRIIKTRVRRGDAAEMAYIELVAE; translated from the coding sequence ATGAGACATAAACACGGATATCGCAAACTTGGTAGAACGTCATCTCATAGATCTGCATTGCTTAAAAATTTGGCGATAGCTATCATCAAAAGCGAAAAGATAGAGACGACTTTACCAAAAGCAAAAGAGCTTAGAAGCTATGTTGAAAAGCTAATCACAAGAGCTAGAAAAGGTGACTCCAACGCTCACAGAGCAGTATTTGCTTCTTTACAAGATAAAGAAACAACAAATAAATTAGTTACTGAAGTAGCTCCAAAATTTAAAGAGCGCAATGGTGGCTATACAAGAATCATCAAGACTCGTGTTCGCAGAGGCGACGCAGCAGAGATGGCTTATATAGAGCTAGTAGCTGAATAA
- a CDS encoding DNA-directed RNA polymerase subunit alpha, which yields MRKITTSAYMPTEIEVKSVSENVANITAYPFEAGYAVTLAHPLRRLLYTSTVGFAPIGVKIKGVSHEFDSMRGMLEDVAFFIINLKKIRFKLKSTSEREVIEYSFKGPKEITGADLNNDLVEIVNPDAYLATINEDAELNFSVIIQKGIGYVPSEEIREEIEDDYIALDAFFTPVKKAVYDIQNVLVEDDPDYEKIVFTITTDGQVSPIEAFKNCLEAMYQQMSVFKGILDIDVSTPVASSSTGGEFSKLLSSVEDLNLSARSFNCLDKADIRFIGELALMDENELKELKNLGKKSLEEIKAVMEEIGYPVGADVLKDGKEQLRKKITELKAQMSVKE from the coding sequence ATGAGAAAGATTACTACATCAGCTTATATGCCAACTGAAATTGAAGTTAAAAGTGTTAGTGAAAATGTTGCTAACATTACAGCGTATCCTTTTGAGGCGGGTTATGCTGTTACTTTGGCTCACCCATTGCGTCGTCTTCTTTACACAAGTACGGTAGGTTTTGCTCCTATTGGTGTAAAGATAAAAGGCGTTAGCCACGAATTTGACAGTATGCGTGGTATGCTAGAAGACGTAGCTTTTTTTATTATAAATTTGAAAAAGATCAGATTTAAATTAAAAAGCACCAGTGAGCGCGAAGTTATAGAGTATAGCTTTAAAGGACCAAAAGAGATAACCGGTGCTGATTTAAATAATGATCTAGTTGAGATCGTTAACCCAGATGCATACCTTGCTACAATAAATGAAGATGCTGAGTTAAATTTTTCAGTTATCATTCAAAAAGGTATCGGATATGTTCCTAGTGAAGAGATCAGAGAAGAGATCGAAGACGACTATATCGCACTTGATGCTTTTTTTACACCTGTTAAAAAAGCAGTTTACGATATACAAAATGTCTTGGTTGAGGATGATCCAGACTATGAAAAGATCGTATTTACTATAACAACTGATGGTCAAGTTAGTCCGATAGAGGCTTTTAAAAATTGTTTAGAAGCTATGTATCAACAAATGTCAGTATTTAAAGGAATTTTGGATATTGATGTTAGTACTCCAGTTGCTAGCTCAAGTACAGGTGGTGAGTTTTCAAAGTTACTTTCTAGCGTAGAAGATCTAAATTTAAGCGCTAGAAGTTTCAACTGCCTTGACAAAGCTGATATTAGATTTATCGGCGAGCTTGCATTAATGGACGAAAATGAGCTTAAAGAGCTTAAAAATTTAGGTAAAAAATCTCTTGAAGAGATTAAAGCGGTTATGGAAGAGATAGGCTATCCAGTTGGTGCCGATGTGTTAAAAGATGGCAAAGAGCAACTAAGAAAGAAAATAACCGAGCTTAAAGCACAAATGAGTGTAAAAGAATAA
- the rpsD gene encoding 30S ribosomal protein S4, with amino-acid sequence MARYTGPVEKLERRLGVSLALKGERRLAGKSAFEKRPYAPGQHGQRRAKISEYGLQLREKQKAKFMYGVSEKQFRRLFQEAARREGNTGALLVQLLEQRLDNVVYRMGFATTRRFARQLVTHGHILVNGKRVDIPSYRVEPGAKVEIVEKSKNNPQIVRAIDLTAQTGIVAWVDVEKEKKFGIFTRNPEREEVIIPVEERFIVELYSK; translated from the coding sequence ATGGCTAGATATACAGGACCTGTTGAAAAATTAGAAAGACGTCTTGGTGTGTCTCTTGCGTTAAAAGGCGAAAGAAGACTTGCTGGTAAAAGTGCTTTTGAAAAAAGACCTTATGCGCCAGGACAACATGGACAAAGAAGAGCAAAAATAAGTGAATATGGCTTACAACTTCGCGAGAAGCAAAAAGCTAAATTTATGTATGGTGTTTCTGAGAAACAATTTAGAAGATTATTTCAAGAAGCAGCACGCCGCGAAGGTAATACTGGTGCCCTTTTGGTTCAACTACTAGAGCAAAGATTAGATAATGTTGTTTATAGAATGGGCTTTGCAACAACTCGTCGTTTTGCTCGTCAGCTAGTAACCCATGGACATATTTTAGTAAATGGCAAAAGAGTAGATATACCATCTTACAGAGTTGAGCCAGGTGCAAAAGTAGAGATTGTTGAAAAATCTAAGAACAATCCACAAATTGTTCGTGCAATAGATCTTACAGCACAAACCGGTATTGTTGCTTGGGTAGATGTTGAAAAAGAGAAAAAATTTGGAATTTTCACTAGAAATCCAGAAAGAGAAGAGGTTATCATTCCTGTTGAGGAAAGATTTATAGTAGAGCTTTATTCAAAATAA
- the rpsK gene encoding 30S ribosomal protein S11, whose protein sequence is MAKRKIVKKKVVRKSIAKGIVYISATFNNTMVTVTDEMGNAIAWSSAGGLGFKGSKKSTPYAAQQAVEDALNKAKEHGIKEVGIKVQGPGSGRETAVKSVGTVEGIKVSFFKDITPLPHNGCRPPKRRRV, encoded by the coding sequence ATGGCGAAAAGAAAAATTGTTAAGAAAAAAGTAGTTAGAAAAAGCATAGCCAAAGGTATCGTTTATATTAGTGCAACATTTAACAACACTATGGTAACTGTAACTGATGAAATGGGAAATGCTATTGCATGGAGTAGTGCAGGTGGCTTAGGCTTTAAAGGTAGTAAAAAATCAACTCCTTATGCAGCCCAACAGGCAGTTGAAGATGCTCTAAATAAAGCAAAAGAGCATGGCATAAAAGAAGTTGGTATTAAGGTTCAAGGTCCAGGTAGCGGACGTGAAACGGCTGTTAAAAGTGTAGGAACTGTTGAAGGAATTAAAGTATCTTTCTTTAAAGACATTACACCTTTACCACACAATGGTTGTAGACCGCCAAAACGCCGCCGCGTATAA
- the rpsM gene encoding 30S ribosomal protein S13: protein MARIAGVDLPNKKRIEYGLTYIYGIGLYKSRQILDAAGISYDKRVYELSEDEAAAIRKEIQEHHVVEGDLRKQVAMDIKALMDLGSYRGLRHRKGLPVRGQKTKTNARTRKGRRKTVGAATK from the coding sequence ATGGCACGTATTGCAGGTGTAGATTTACCAAACAAAAAGAGAATCGAGTATGGTTTGACTTATATTTATGGTATAGGTCTTTATAAATCTCGTCAAATTCTTGACGCAGCTGGAATTTCTTACGACAAGAGAGTTTATGAGCTTAGCGAAGACGAAGCAGCAGCTATCCGTAAAGAAATTCAAGAGCACCACGTCGTTGAGGGTGATTTGAGAAAACAAGTTGCTATGGATATCAAAGCTCTTATGGATCTTGGAAGTTATAGAGGTCTTCGCCACAGAAAAGGTCTTCCTGTTCGTGGCCAAAAGACTAAAACTAATGCTAGAACCAGAAAAGGCAGACGTAAAACTGTCGGTGCGGCTACTAAGTAA
- the rpmJ gene encoding 50S ribosomal protein L36, with protein sequence MKVRPSVKKMCDKCKIVKRSGIIRVICENPKHKQRQG encoded by the coding sequence ATGAAAGTTCGTCCTTCTGTAAAGAAGATGTGTGACAAATGTAAAATTGTCAAACGTAGTGGCATAATTCGTGTTATCTGCGAAAATCCAAAACATAAACAAAGACAAGGATAA
- the infA gene encoding translation initiation factor IF-1, which translates to MAKDDVIEIDGNVVEALPNATFKVELDNKHIILCHIAGKMRMHYIKIMPGDRVKVELTPYSLDKGRITYRYK; encoded by the coding sequence GTGGCAAAAGACGATGTCATTGAGATTGATGGAAACGTTGTTGAAGCACTGCCAAATGCAACTTTTAAAGTTGAGCTTGACAACAAACATATAATTTTATGTCATATCGCCGGAAAAATGAGAATGCATTATATAAAGATAATGCCTGGCGACCGCGTAAAAGTAGAACTTACGCCATATAGCCTAGACAAGGGCAGGATCACTTATAGATATAAGTAA
- the map gene encoding type I methionyl aminopeptidase, producing MAITLKRPAEIEKMRAANKIVAQTLDHISTIIKPGISLLEIDKICEDMIRAAGAKPAFKGLYGFPNAACISVNEVVIHGIPNEYKLKEGDIVSVDIGSNLDGYFGDSARTFGVGKISKEDEALIACSKDALYFAIDFIRAGMHFKEICYELEKFILGRGYVPLRGYCGHGIGKRPHEEPEIPNYLEGHNPKAGPKIKEGMVFCIEPMICQKDGTPVLGSDNWKVTSKDGLRTSHYEHCMAIVNGKAEILSQV from the coding sequence ATGGCTATCACGCTAAAAAGACCAGCTGAGATAGAGAAAATGAGAGCGGCGAATAAGATCGTCGCTCAAACTCTTGATCATATTTCCACGATCATAAAACCTGGAATTTCACTTCTTGAGATAGATAAAATTTGCGAAGATATGATAAGAGCTGCTGGAGCAAAACCAGCCTTTAAGGGGCTTTACGGCTTCCCAAATGCAGCTTGCATAAGTGTCAATGAAGTGGTGATCCATGGAATCCCGAATGAATATAAACTAAAAGAGGGCGATATCGTTAGTGTTGATATTGGCTCAAATTTAGATGGTTATTTTGGCGATTCGGCTAGGACTTTTGGGGTTGGTAAAATTTCAAAAGAAGATGAAGCTTTGATAGCTTGCTCAAAAGATGCACTATATTTTGCGATAGATTTTATAAGAGCTGGTATGCATTTTAAAGAAATTTGCTACGAGCTTGAGAAATTTATACTAGGTAGAGGCTATGTGCCTTTGCGTGGGTATTGTGGTCATGGTATAGGAAAAAGGCCACATGAAGAGCCAGAAATTCCAAACTACCTTGAGGGACACAACCCAAAAGCCGGACCAAAGATAAAAGAGGGAATGGTTTTTTGTATAGAGCCAATGATCTGCCAAAAAGACGGCACGCCAGTTTTGGGAAGCGATAACTGGAAAGTAACCTCAAAAGATGGTTTGAGAACTAGCCATTATGAGCATTGCATGGCGATAGTTAATGGCAAAGCCGAAATTTTAAGCCAAGTATAA
- the secY gene encoding preprotein translocase subunit SecY, producing the protein MDKTLTNKILITLAFLFAYRILAYVPVPGVNVDVIKEFFNSNNSNALGLFNMFSGKAAERLSIISLGIMPYITASIIMELLAATFPKLGQMKKERDGMQKYMQIIRYATIVITLVQSIGVSIGLQSLSGRGGEQAIMIDINLFIAISAVSMLTGTMLLMWIGEQITQRGIGNGISLIIFAGIVSGIPSAIGGTVNLVNTSEMNFLTVIAILVIILATIGAIIFVEMGERRIPISYSRKVIMENQNKRIMNYIPIKVNLSGVIPPIFASAILMFPSTILQASTNPIIQAINDFLSPNGYMFNFLTFLFIIFFAFFYASIVFNTKDISENLKKQGGFIPGVRPGESTASYLNEVAGRLTLGGALYLGIISTLPWVLVKTMGVPFYFGGTSVLIVVSVALDTMRRIEAQSYTNKYQTLSAVGL; encoded by the coding sequence ATGGATAAAACACTGACCAACAAGATTTTAATCACGTTGGCATTTTTGTTCGCATACAGGATACTGGCTTATGTGCCAGTTCCTGGTGTTAATGTCGACGTAATTAAAGAATTTTTTAATTCAAACAATAGCAATGCCTTGGGTCTATTTAATATGTTTAGCGGTAAAGCTGCTGAGCGTTTAAGTATAATCTCTCTAGGTATTATGCCTTACATTACAGCTTCGATCATTATGGAGCTTTTAGCAGCAACATTTCCGAAATTAGGTCAGATGAAAAAAGAGCGTGACGGTATGCAAAAATATATGCAAATTATACGCTATGCAACCATTGTCATCACTCTTGTGCAATCAATCGGTGTTTCTATCGGACTTCAAAGCTTAAGTGGACGCGGTGGCGAACAAGCTATCATGATAGATATAAATTTATTTATCGCGATATCTGCTGTATCTATGCTAACTGGAACTATGCTGCTTATGTGGATAGGTGAGCAAATAACGCAACGTGGTATAGGCAACGGTATAAGTCTTATCATCTTTGCTGGTATCGTCTCTGGCATACCTAGTGCGATCGGCGGAACTGTAAATTTAGTAAATACTTCCGAGATGAATTTCCTAACAGTTATCGCTATTTTGGTGATTATCTTAGCTACTATTGGTGCTATTATATTTGTCGAGATGGGCGAAAGGCGTATCCCTATTTCTTACTCAAGAAAAGTGATAATGGAAAATCAAAACAAACGTATAATGAACTATATACCGATCAAAGTAAATTTAAGCGGCGTTATCCCGCCGATATTTGCTAGTGCGATTTTGATGTTTCCTAGTACTATTTTACAAGCTAGTACAAATCCGATCATCCAAGCTATCAACGACTTTTTAAGTCCAAATGGCTATATGTTTAACTTTTTAACGTTTTTATTTATCATCTTCTTTGCGTTTTTCTACGCATCGATCGTATTTAACACAAAAGATATAAGTGAAAATTTAAAGAAACAAGGCGGATTTATTCCAGGTGTTAGACCAGGCGAGAGTACGGCTAGCTATCTAAATGAAGTAGCTGGTAGGCTAACTTTGGGCGGTGCTTTATACCTTGGTATTATATCAACTTTACCGTGGGTACTTGTAAAAACCATGGGTGTACCATTCTATTTTGGGGGAACGTCGGTGCTGATCGTGGTTTCTGTCGCTCTTGATACTATGAGACGTATAGAAGCTCAGTCTTATACAAACAAATACCAAACTCTAAGTGCAGTAGGTCTATAA
- the rplO gene encoding 50S ribosomal protein L15 yields the protein MALEKLTPAAGSTHATKRIGRGQGSGNGKTAGKGNKGQRARKGYNEKRGFEGGQQPLQRRLPKVGFTSKFEKPYVINVEKIAAIKELAEISIATIASVHKISKSVTKIKLIGTSAKALASKIKDENVSVSGTK from the coding sequence ATGGCATTAGAAAAATTAACACCTGCTGCGGGTTCAACTCATGCAACTAAAAGAATAGGTCGTGGTCAAGGTAGTGGCAATGGCAAAACTGCTGGCAAAGGTAATAAAGGTCAAAGAGCAAGAAAAGGCTACAATGAGAAAAGAGGTTTTGAGGGCGGACAGCAACCACTTCAAAGGCGTCTTCCAAAAGTAGGTTTTACTTCTAAATTTGAAAAACCTTATGTTATTAATGTCGAGAAAATTGCAGCTATAAAAGAGCTTGCTGAAATTTCAATAGCAACAATAGCTAGCGTTCATAAAATTTCAAAGAGCGTTACTAAGATAAAACTAATCGGTACAAGCGCAAAAGCTCTTGCTTCTAAGATTAAAGACGAGAACGTTAGCGTTAGCGGAACAAAATAA
- the rpsE gene encoding 30S ribosomal protein S5: MEKYNREEFEEVIVDIGRVTKVVKGGRRFRFTALVVVGNRNGLVGFGYGKAKEVPDAMRKAIDDAFKNIIHVKIKGTTIPHDVEVKYNASRMLLRPASEGTGVIAGGSARPIIELAGIKDILTKSLGSNNSANVVRATIKALSLLKS; encoded by the coding sequence ATGGAAAAATATAATAGAGAAGAATTTGAAGAAGTAATCGTCGATATCGGTCGGGTTACAAAGGTTGTTAAAGGTGGTCGTAGATTTAGATTTACAGCTTTAGTTGTTGTTGGTAATAGAAATGGTCTAGTTGGCTTTGGTTATGGTAAAGCTAAAGAGGTACCAGATGCGATGAGAAAAGCGATTGACGACGCATTTAAAAATATTATCCACGTTAAGATCAAAGGCACAACTATTCCTCATGACGTAGAGGTAAAATATAACGCAAGTAGAATGCTGCTTCGCCCAGCTAGCGAGGGTACTGGTGTTATCGCTGGTGGTAGTGCACGTCCTATTATCGAGCTTGCAGGTATTAAGGATATCCTTACTAAATCACTTGGTTCAAACAACTCAGCAAACGTCGTTCGTGCTACTATAAAAGCACTTAGTTTGCTAAAAAGCTAA
- the rplR gene encoding 50S ribosomal protein L18 → MTAKVLKRKIALRIKRKRRIRGKISGVATCPRVSIFKSNRTLYVQAIDDVTATTLAAVDGRKIGIKANKEGAVTLAKEFAKALKAKKIDVAVFDRNGYLYHGVIAAFAEALRENGIKL, encoded by the coding sequence ATGACAGCAAAAGTACTAAAAAGAAAAATCGCTCTTAGAATTAAGAGAAAAAGAAGAATCAGAGGTAAAATTTCTGGTGTTGCAACTTGCCCAAGAGTTTCTATTTTCAAGTCAAACAGAACTCTTTATGTTCAAGCGATTGACGACGTTACAGCTACTACACTAGCTGCAGTTGATGGTAGAAAAATAGGCATAAAAGCAAATAAAGAAGGTGCGGTCACTTTAGCTAAAGAATTTGCTAAGGCTTTAAAAGCTAAGAAGATAGATGTTGCAGTTTTTGATAGAAATGGTTATTTGTACCATGGCGTTATCGCAGCATTTGCTGAAGCTTTAAGAGAAAATGGCATCAAGCTATAA
- the rplF gene encoding 50S ribosomal protein L6: MSRIGKQPIAIPSGVDVSVENNVLKFKKGNHIKELDTKGHVDVKVENGHIVFAPKGEDRQSRAYWGTYRALANNIVTGITAGFTRQLEINGVGYKAAAKGKILELSLGFSHLINYELPAGVEASVEKNVITIKGDDKQVVGQVAAQVRGFRPPEPYKGKGVKYLEERIIRKAGKTSKK, translated from the coding sequence ATGTCACGTATTGGAAAACAGCCTATCGCTATCCCAAGTGGTGTAGACGTTAGCGTTGAAAATAATGTCCTAAAATTTAAAAAGGGCAATCATATAAAAGAACTTGACACAAAAGGTCATGTTGATGTCAAGGTAGAAAATGGTCATATAGTTTTTGCTCCAAAAGGCGAAGATCGCCAAAGTAGAGCTTACTGGGGAACATATAGAGCACTTGCTAATAACATCGTAACTGGTATCACTGCGGGATTTACTCGCCAGCTTGAGATCAACGGCGTTGGTTATAAAGCAGCTGCAAAAGGTAAAATTTTAGAGCTTTCTCTTGGTTTTTCACACCTTATCAACTATGAGCTACCAGCAGGCGTTGAAGCTAGTGTTGAGAAAAACGTTATTACTATCAAAGGCGATGACAAACAAGTAGTAGGTCAAGTGGCTGCTCAAGTTAGAGGATTTAGACCACCTGAGCCATATAAAGGCAAAGGCGTTAAATATCTAGAAGAACGCATCATCCGCAAAGCGGGCAAGACATCTAAGAAGTAA
- the rpsH gene encoding 30S ribosomal protein S8, with protein MLNDLISDGLTRIRNASMRKLETAKLLHSKVVEATLSILAVKGYVESYNVIEEGNKKFINVVLKYDEYGRSVINELKRVSKPGRRVYQGKDDIKRFKNGYGTVIVSTSKGVMSGIEASKAGVGGEVLCTVW; from the coding sequence ATGTTAAACGATTTAATATCAGATGGATTAACACGCATTAGAAATGCAAGTATGAGAAAGCTTGAAACTGCGAAATTGCTTCATTCTAAGGTTGTTGAGGCTACTCTTTCTATCCTTGCAGTAAAAGGCTATGTAGAGAGCTACAACGTTATCGAAGAAGGTAACAAGAAATTTATAAATGTAGTTTTAAAGTATGATGAGTACGGCAGAAGTGTTATAAACGAGCTTAAAAGGGTTTCAAAACCTGGTCGCCGTGTTTATCAAGGCAAAGACGACATTAAGCGTTTTAAAAATGGTTACGGAACAGTTATCGTTAGCACAAGCAAAGGCGTTATGAGCGGTATTGAGGCAAGTAAAGCTGGCGTTGGTGGCGAGGTTCTTTGCACGGTTTGGTAA
- a CDS encoding type Z 30S ribosomal protein S14, producing MAKKSMIAKAARKPKFAVRGYTRCQICGRPHSVYKDFGICRVCLRKMANEGLIPGLKKASW from the coding sequence ATGGCAAAGAAATCAATGATAGCAAAAGCTGCACGCAAGCCAAAATTTGCGGTTCGCGGCTACACTAGATGCCAAATTTGCGGTCGTCCGCACTCTGTTTATAAAGATTTTGGAATTTGCCGTGTTTGCCTAAGAAAAATGGCTAACGAAGGCCTAATACCTGGTCTTAAAAAAGCAAGTTGGTAA